A window of Actinomycetota bacterium genomic DNA:
CCCTCCGGGCTGGTGGTGGCCTGCCAGGAGGAGCGCTCGCAGCTCCAGAACCGGGAGAAGGCGATGCGCCTCCTGCGTGCCCGGCTGTACCAGGCAGAGCAGGAGCGCCGCCAGGCCGACATCATCGCCACCCGGCGGAGCCAGGTGCGCACGGTGGACCGCTCGGAGAAGATCCGGACCTACAACTTCCAGCAGGACCGGGTGACCGACCACCGGTTGCCGATGTCGCTGAACCAGCTGCCCTCGATCCTGGCCGGGGACCTGGACCGGTTCATCGATGCCCTCATCGCCAAGGAGCGGGCCGAGCAGCTTGCCGCGGTCGACTGAGGTTCCGCTCCCGGCGGGTGCCACCGCCGTCTCGGCGCTGCGCTGGGCGGGGCGGCGGCTGACGGGGTTCGTCGATTCCCCGTCGGTGGATGCCGAGGTGCTGTTGCTGTCGGTGCTCGGCGGGACCCGCGCCCGGCTCTACGCCGCAGGGGACCTGGTGCTGACATCGGTGGTGGCGGGCCAGTTCGTGTCGTTGGTGGAGCGCCGGGGGGCGGGGGAGCCACTGCAGTACCTCACCGGGCGGCAGGTGTTCCGGGGCCTGGACCTCCAGGTCGGGCCCGGCGTGCTGGTCCCCCGCCCGGAGACCGAGGTGGTGGTGGAGCGTGCGCTTGCGTTGATAGCAGCGGTGCCCTCGCCGGTCGTGGTCGATGTCGGCACCGGGTCGGGGGCCATCGCCCTGGCGATCGCTGCCGAGCGGCCGTCGGCGGCGGTATGGGCCACGGAGGTCAGTGGGGCGGCACTGGCCTGGGCCGGGCGCAACGCCGCCGGCCTCGGCCTGGAGCGGGTGGCGTTCGTGGAGGGCGATCTCCTGTCCGGCCTGCCGCGGGCGCTGCAGGGGACCGTGGACCTGGTGGTGGCGAACCCGCCCTACCTGCCGCAGGCATTGGTGGAGTCGGCTGCTGCCGATGTCCGGGACCACGAGCCCCGGGTGGCGCTGGTGTCGGGGCCCACCGGGCTGGAGGTGCCGTCCCGGCTGATTGCCTCGGCCTGGGCGTGGCTGCGGCCGGGTGGGTGGCTCGTGATGGAGACGTG
This region includes:
- the prmC gene encoding peptide chain release factor N(5)-glutamine methyltransferase gives rise to the protein MPRSTEVPLPAGATAVSALRWAGRRLTGFVDSPSVDAEVLLLSVLGGTRARLYAAGDLVLTSVVAGQFVSLVERRGAGEPLQYLTGRQVFRGLDLQVGPGVLVPRPETEVVVERALALIAAVPSPVVVDVGTGSGAIALAIAAERPSAAVWATEVSGAALAWAGRNAAGLGLERVAFVEGDLLSGLPRALQGTVDLVVANPPYLPQALVESAAADVRDHEPRVALVSGPTGLEVPSRLIASAWAWLRPGGWLVMETWPGQAEDLVALLGDAYGEVAARPDLAGSLRMVEGRRPVRS